From Oncorhynchus tshawytscha isolate Ot180627B linkage group LG11, Otsh_v2.0, whole genome shotgun sequence, the proteins below share one genomic window:
- the LOC112261362 gene encoding membrane-spanning 4-domains subfamily A member 12 isoform X2: protein MSVSVTTDINADKLTDRQQALLEKGEQKALGVSQVMIGVMVMSYSLPLLSTEFTEVVTFGVPWWSGLSYIAAGVVAIVMEKHSSMKLLGVCMVVTLVAILVSLLALIFYFIDLHNNPETPCNHPLAPATHYIQVYECDHQHYATMFSYGVKTSLLLFTIIQISISSTLSYILYMERRRYGTYSSLNQGVPSTPILVTAPDFN from the exons ATGTCAGTGAGCGTGACGACGGACATCAACGCAGATAAACTGACCGACAGACAGCAGGCTCTGCTCGAGAAAGGCGAGCAGAAGGCATTGGGG gtgtccCAAGTAATGATTGGTGTGATGGTGATGTcctactccctccccctcctctccactgaaTTCACAGAGGTCGTGACCTTTGGGGTGCCCTGGTGGAGCGGCCTATCG TACATAGCAGCAGGAGTCGTTGCCATAGTGATGGAGAAACACAGCAGTATGAAATTG ctggGTGTGTGTATGGTGGTGACACTGGTGGCCATTTTGGTTTCTCTCCTGGCCCTCATCTTCTACTTCATCGACCTCCACAACAATCCAGAGACACCGTGTAACCACCCCCTGGCCCCCGCAACACACTACATACAGGTGTATGAATGTGACCACCAGCACTATGCCACT ATGTTCAGTTATGGAGTAAAGACGTCCCTCCTTCTCTTCACCATCATCCAGATCTCCATCTCCTCAACGCTCTCTTACATCCTGTACATGGAGAGGAGGCGTTACGGAACATACTCA tctctcaaTCAAGGTGTTCCCTCGACTCCCATACTGGTCACTGCTCCCGACTTCAACTGA